The DNA window acaaacaaacaaacaacaGGTACGCTGGCCCCGGTCTGTGTGACGAGCCGGGCCTGCGTGAGATGAATCACCGGGTGTACCGTCGGGACATGACATGTTCCACccgtcctgcgcctcgggGACATGTTTGGACCGCCTGTCTCGGCCGCGTGTCTTTGGTTACGCAGCGCAGGACCGCAATTTTGATCGAGCATGAAGTACCACGACCCCTTATGCCCTTGTACGTCGACTGTGTGGACAGCATCGCAGCCCAaagccatcgccatcgtccttGCGCCGTACGGTATGTACAATACCAGACGAACAGCAGGGAGAGGAGGCaccagctcgacgaccatGTTTGGCGGCGCTCGCAACTCTATTCGCGGCCGCCTGGCCGACCCTTCATTATGCCACGGGCTCGGTGGCGTGGTTTCACAGCCTTGCAAGCTGGCCCGGGCCCTCGTTTCGAGGACCGGCTAATAACAGCAACAGCAAGTACATGCCGCCCTGGACGGTATCGGCAAGCGGAAATTGTCATGGCACACTCGCTCCACGGCCCGCCCGGGAGCGCCCAATGTGACGGCTTCAGCGACCAACAGGCAATGTCATATCCTGTAGGAGACAGACGATACGAGAATTTCATGGCCCCAAAAAATTCGACGACTCGAGTTGAAGACGCGGCAGCGCACACCAAAAACGTGGCAAACCCAACCGCCATCGTGGCTCGCGTGGAGCCCAACCTGCTGGTGGCGTCGCCAGCGAGTGGGAGGGCTGCGTGGCTcttgtgtgcgtgcgtgtggcATGGTGTGAGAGTGGCATGGCACGGTGGAAGGGGAGAGAAACAGGCACCCTCACGGCGAGTCGGTCCCGGGCCCAGCCTGCAAGGTACACCCAGTCAGAGGCGCATCTCACGATCCACCGCGGGctgccaccgtcgccatgccCAATCACGATGTGCGCCGCCCCTGGCTCCGAGGGCGCCAACGCACCATCTGTGCCCACCGCACCGTGCGTGTGTatccaccatggccgcgggTCCATCCCTTTGACAGTGCTAAGGCTGCCCCCAGGTCGCAGTCTCCACAAAGAAGTGTCGCGCTCCTCTACATGGATCTACGTGATCCAGCGTGTAAACTGCACCGATGATCATGTAGCTATCTGTCGATAGCAGCGTAGCCAGGACTTCTCGTATAGTGGAGGTCGCTAGCAACCTAAAGTACCGCACTCTCCGATGGGCCATCATTGGCTAACATCCCTGCAAGAGACTTGAGAGCAGCCTTAGCACTGTTAAAGGGATCGAAACAAACGGCcaaacggcgacgccaacagacgggaagggggggggagggggtttGCGCGCCTAGCCACGatcgtagtacgtacgtacctactaacttagtacgtAGCAGGATGGCAGGCACCGCACCGATGAGATGTGAGGCCTTTTGCGATTCGATTCGACTCGGTCAGCGAGCCCCACGGCCGCTCTCGGTTGTCAGACTTTTCTGGCCCCGGCAGTCAACAAGAATAGCGCAACTGACCCTTTAAGTTCaggcggcccgcccgcccgttctCGCCAGTTCTTCCTCTTGCCTGCTCGCAACCCACGCTCCTTGATCCCGGCATCTGTCTTGACGACAAGAGTCCTTTTTCGTTCCCTTTCTCACGCGCGTTGCAAGTCAACCCACACGTTCACTCATTCATCAGCACCGACCCGACCTTGTCGCGCCATCCACTCGTCAACCACCGTCAGTCACTCTCGGAAACACTACTACCAATCCAATCGCAAACATGTACGCCGCCGGACTCGTTGCcttccttgccgccgccgccgtcgcggcccaGGAGACCACGAGCACCACTACCCAGACGTCCACCACGACgcgcaccatcaccatcacctcGTGCCACCCGACTGTCACCAACTGCCCGCTCAagacctcgtcggccccgGCCACTTCCTCCGCGGCCCCCaccacgtcgtcggtcgTGGTCCCAACCTCCATCaactcgacgtcgtcggtccCCGTCgtctcttcgtcgtcggcccacTGGTCCGTCTCCAACTCCACCAGCACTGCTGGTCCCACCGGCACGGCGCCCggcaccaccgtcgtcacggTTCGCCCCTCGGGTTCGACCACGGTCCAGGTCATCACCAcgtccaccaccgcccccccCACCGTGCCCACGGGCGCTGCCACCGGCCTCCAGGCTCAGGgcctcgttgccgccgcgctggccgctgccgttgccgccgcggccttcTAAGCTGCTTCGGCACTTGttcatggccacggccggctTGGCTTCGCCGCGGGCCGTGGCAAGACGGCCCTTTTCCCGTCTCGCCTAGACTCTTCACTTTCAATCCAGATCAACTTATTCTCCGGGGAAGGACGATTGGTGCACTTTtccagcggcggctctgTCATTATTGACATGGGAGAGGGCGTCCTGGCTTCTTTATTTGGGAATTGCTAAATGTAGAGAGAATATCTCTATGTATAGAGTTGGTACACAGGCCAGCTACCAGCTCGTGCCACTCGACCTAGGTGCAATGACGTATATACCCATGCCATAGGATGACCATAACGCACGTATATGAACCATTCAAACAAGTACATGTGTCTCTCGGTAACTCGTCTTGTGTCTAGCCGTACCAACCACATCGCTGCTGTAACCAGGTCCACTCAGCTTTCTACCGGGGAAGCGTGGCTGCTCAATTCGGGGTTCACCCATGAAGGCGTGCCGGACTTGTCCCTCAGCCACGGACCGAACCGATGCAACGCAGCCATGACGGGGACGCAAAAGAagacggtgatgatggcgtgGCCCGCAAAAGTCCAGGTGAAACCGACACTTTCCACCCACGGGACGATGAAGAAGGGGTCGACGAAGGCCGACAGGTTGAGCATGACGGCGTAAAAGGTCATGGTGGACATGCTCTGCCTCGGGTATGCGTCGAAGATGTACGAGCACACCGCCGTGTTGCCCATCTGGATGCCGGCACCGACTATTACCTCACGCGCAAGCGTTCCGCTCCCATCgtcagcaacaacaacaaagtAACTTGGCGCAGGTAGGTGCTCAGGTAACCGCGGGAGGCCAAACCAATGGCCCAAGGTCTGGTGTCTgctgggtgggtggtggacTGTGGACTGTGGACTTACAcagcgcgagggcgacttGGCCGACGATCCAGTGGTAGCCTCGGTCGACGCTCACGCCCCAGAGGACCATGTCCACGGCGGtcaggatggcggcggggtAGGCGAGCCAGAGGCGCATCTCGGGCGTGTTTgcgaggctgctgccgcggcgctgggcgagcttGACGATGAGCCAGTCGCTCAAGCTGCCCGAGCACAAGACCTCCGAGACGAGCGTTCCGACAATGAGCCCGATGTAGAGCAACCTATTACTCACATCAGCAAGCAAGCTACAGTCTTCCCCTCAGAAGTGACAAGAGAGAAGaagcagggcagcagcggttCGCGCAACAAACGTACCCTTGGCTTCGAGGCGAAAACGTCGCGTACGCCATGGGCAGGACGGTGACCACCGACAGCACCCACCAGTACCAGCCGAAGCAGTACGTCATGACCGATATGGGCACGACGGCGTACTTGAACGTCTTGAGGAAGCGGACGACGGTGTCATGTGGCTTGGGGTGCGCGATGCCCGGCAGGGGCTTGACGTTTGCGAAGGCGAGGCTCTTGGTCCGGGCAACGACGTCGCCAGCCACCAGCAGCCTGTTGTTCCCTGTCTCGACGGTGGACGGCTTCTCTTCTCCGTCTCCCTccacaggcggcggcggcggcggcgacggcggcggcgaacaaCCATGAtgccgcgccatcgcccgcgcAGAacgcatcaccatcatcatgtgATGGCGGGGATACAGCGTCTCAGGCAAGAAAgccacctcggcgagcaATATGACGCCAAAGAAaatcgccgccagccactGCACCCAGACATCCCCCGCCTCCAGGCCCACGACGaacccgccgacgagcggccCGACGAGCAAGCCGAGGTCGATGGCCAGCACCCACAGGCCGACTTtcgcgccgcgctcgtgggcgaagaagacgtcgttgacgacggcgagcccgacGTTGGACGCGGGGCTCACGCCCAGGCCCTggaagaagcgcgccgccgcgtacGAGGGGTATCCgggggcgagcgcggcgccgacggtcgcagcgagggccacggcggtgCCGAGCACGAGGacgggccgccggccgagggtgtcggcgggcggggcgcaGAGGAGGGGCCCGAGGGAGAGGCCGAGcgcggggacggcgacggtccagttgagctgcgcgagggaggcggcgtaCTTGGCCTGCAGGGCGGGGAACGAGgggacggtggtggtggtgatgtaGGTGAACATGAAgtaccttttttttttttcagTTTCGAAACGTCAGACTTGTGGGTTTCTCCTATATGACTTGTACTACTCTCTCTTTTTCTGTTGGATAGTCGgctggtgtgtgtgtgtgtgtgtgtatgagTGAGCGCCGTGAAACTTACAGagccatgatgatggccaagaTGCAGTGCTTCTGGGCCCACGACCAGTTGAGCGGATCGAGGGGGTCGCCGGCCACCGGCTGGGGGAAGAGCTCGAAGCCATCTTTGCCGAGAACGACTTCGTGCGCGGtggtgatgtcgtcgccgccgccgctgctcctgtcggtgctgctgtcgctgaGCTCTGGGCGGAAAGGCGTCCCTTGCAcggcagtagtagtagtagtagtagtagtaatcgtcttcttctcatccatgtccatggcggcgggcgctgggaacagcagcagctttgGAGCCTGCTTCGGAGCCTTAATAGTAGGCCTCTATGTGGCATCCCTCCCAGCGAGAGTGCTCTTTATTATGTCCtgagccagccaggccccCGTTACCCCCCCATTCCCCTGGCGAAAGACATTGTCGTATCACCGGCCGCCGCAAATGGGTATGCAACAtaccagcagcagtacgTCAAATCGGACGTCATGGCCATGATTGGCCTCTCTCTTTCGCTCTACCAAGTACCGTAGGATGGCTGTCAACCCAAGGGCAGCCGAGAAAGTCCCTTATCATGGCGAGTGATTGAAGGAGCCCTCGCACGCGTGCCTGGAGGCTGTGATATCTCTTCACATGCTGGATGGCCAGACAGGCTCGACCTCGCTCGGTGGGCTCTCTCTGTTCTCTTTAAAACCCTTATCGAAGATATCATGGACATCAAGACGTCAAGTGCTCAGCATCCAACCACGGGCGCACCCCCGCGATGCCAAGCCGTCCTCTACCGAAGCGGCGGTCgtcttggggggggggggaagcgacaagggggagggggtaaGACACGTTGATCCGGGCGCCAATCCGGATCCCAGGACGAAGTGACGTttgcctcccctcccccatctcTCTTATCTCGACCCTTGCTTGTCCGCCATTCCCGCCGTCGGGCGAGGATGttagtggtggtggtgccgttaTCTGTTCCATGTTGACCGCTTGGGTCAGCCACGCGAGGcaggcgggggcgggcgggggatCATCATTCGACGCCGGTCTGGCCTGGGGCTGACTCGGAGGGTATGATGAGACCCCCGACGTCACGTCGCCCATACCACGCATGTCCGTCGGAGAAGTTGGCGGTGTTCTTTGACTAATCGGAGCTTACGTTTTCTTCGCGTTCTTTTCGTTGACTTTATGCGCCACGTCTTGTCGCAAATCGTGGTCCCGATGACAACGTTTGCGAGACTTATACGGAGGTGTTCTTTGATCTCACGACTTTAACTAACTCGACAGATGGCCGCCCGAGTTGCTTTTCAAAACCTCAAAGACTTCTACATAATATACTCCACGTTCTAGTAGTTGGAGTGTCTGTCCATGTAATGCCTGTtaacatcgtcgtcctctcTCAGCCTCTCAGCTGCCTTGCAAACCTCAGAGTCCCAGTCACTCAAGCCAACCACGATCCATTCCAACGCTCCCACGAGCGACAGAGCGACGCACTGGCCCAACcacagcccagccagcccccatCCGCGGTAAAAGGCCAGATAGATGCCccccggcagcgccgccccgtAGTAGCTCACGCAGTTGACCAGCGCGCCGACCCATTGCCTTCCCATGCCGCGCAGCgccccgccgcagctgccgtTCAGCCCGTCGGCGATCTGGAAGAGCGCGACGTACGGCATgacgtgggcgacgagggcgacgacgcgctcgtcgtgTTCGTTGAACAGCCCGCCGATGACGTTGCGCGTCGCGAGCAGCACGGTGAGCATCACGGCGCCCAGCAGGACGGAGAGTATCGCCGCGCAGTGCGCTGAGCGccgtgcgccgcgccggtcCTTGGCCCCGAGGAGGTTGCCCAGGCGGGCGGACTctgcgacgccgagcccgaaGGGGATGGTGTTGATGATTTGGTCGGCCGTCATGATGACGgactgggcggcgagggagatgGTCCCCAGTcgaccggcggcgatggcgacaaTCTCGAACGCCCACCACTCCGTGCCGACGTGAATGACCCCCAGGAACGCCAGCTTGGCGAATGGCACGCAGTTTGACAGCGCTTGCCTCGGCTTGAACCCGCCCCAGCACTCCTTGCCCTGGACAAAGGCCGAGTACGCAACCAGCAGGAGGAAGGAAAGCCAGTAGGAGATGCCAGTCGCCACGGGAGCACCGTACAGCCCCAGATCCAGAGTGTAAATGAAAACGTAGTTGAGCACCGCATTCAGCGGCGAGGTTATCATCAGAGCATATGTCCCCGGCCGGTAGATGCCCTGCGCTTGGAGGAACTTCTTCATGCACTCGAACCACACGTACCCCAGACCGCCGGGGACCAACAACTGCAGGAACTTTGCGCTGTGAATGCAAATCTCCTCCGGCTGTCCCAGGGCGCGAAACAGGTGTTCGGAAAAGGTCCATACAACGGCAACCACGAGGTAAAAGGCCGTCAGCACGAGTAAGCCTCGCTGTAGGAGAAGTCCCAAgttgcccttgtcc is part of the Purpureocillium takamizusanense chromosome 7, complete sequence genome and encodes:
- a CDS encoding uncharacterized protein (SECRETED:SignalP(1-17~SECRETED:cutsite=VAA-QE~SECRETED:prob=0.6608)) is translated as MYAAGLVAFLAAAAVAAQETTSTTTQTSTTTRTITITSCHPTVTNCPLKTSSAPATSSAAPTTSSVVVPTSINSTSSVPVVSSSSAHWSVSNSTSTAGPTGTAPGTTVVTVRPSGSTTVQVITTSTTAPPTVPTGAATGLQAQGLVAAALAAAVAAAAF
- a CDS encoding uncharacterized protein (COG:S~TransMembrane:12 (i80-97o117-135i147-168o180-199i206-230o236-261i354-373o393-418i438-456o462-490i502-523o529-550i)~EggNog:ENOG503NZPM), which gives rise to MDMDEKKTITTTTTTTTAVQGTPFRPELSDSSTDRSSGGGDDITTAHEVVLGKDGFELFPQPVAGDPLDPLNWSWAQKHCILAIIMALYFMFTYITTTTVPSFPALQAKYAASLAQLNWTVAVPALGLSLGPLLCAPPADTLGRRPVLVLGTAVALAATVGAALAPGYPSYAAARFFQGLGVSPASNVGLAVVNDVFFAHERGAKVGLWVLAIDLGLLVGPLVGGFVVGLEAGDVWVQWLAAIFFGVILLAEVAFLPETLYPRHHMMMVMRSARAMARHHGCSPPPSPPPPPPVEGDGEEKPSTVETGNNRLLVAGDVVARTKSLAFANVKPLPGIAHPKPHDTVVRFLKTFKYAVVPISVMTYCFGWYWWVLSVVTVLPMAYATFSPRSQGLLYIGLIVGTLVSEVLCSGSLSDWLIVKLAQRRGSSLANTPEMRLWLAYPAAILTAVDMVLWGVSVDRGYHWIVGQVALALFGAGIQMGNTAVCSYIFDAYPRQSMSTMTFYAVMLNLSAFVDPFFIVPWVESVGFTWTFAGHAIITVFFCVPVMAALHRFGPWLRDKSGTPSWVNPELSSHASPVES
- the ERC1 gene encoding ethionine resistance protein (TransMembrane:9 (o65-87i94-120o140-161i214-233o239-263i361-382o397-414i435-456o462-485i)~EggNog:ENOG503NUM1~COG:V), translating into MANDTASKFPKPLLMEPNDHDESLADESSPLLLLPRLSSRGGGGGSPTQSEYTAWLQESWFLTKASVPVILAYMLQNSLQTVSVLVAGRLSSEALAVAAFSYMFAMATAWLIALGGTSALDTLASSSFTGCKDKGNLGLLLQRGLLVLTAFYLVVAVVWTFSEHLFRALGQPEEICIHSAKFLQLLVPGGLGYVWFECMKKFLQAQGIYRPGTYALMITSPLNAVLNYVFIYTLDLGLYGAPVATGISYWLSFLLLVAYSAFVQGKECWGGFKPRQALSNCVPFAKLAFLGVIHVGTEWWAFEIVAIAAGRLGTISLAAQSVIMTADQIINTIPFGLGVAESARLGNLLGAKDRRGARRSAHCAAILSVLLGAVMLTVLLATRNVIGGLFNEHDERVVALVAHVMPYVALFQIADGLNGSCGGALRGMGRQWVGALVNCVSYYGAALPGGIYLAFYRGWGLAGLWLGQCVALSLVGALEWIVVGLSDWDSEVCKAAERLREDDDVNRHYMDRHSNY